Proteins co-encoded in one Daphnia carinata strain CSIRO-1 chromosome 3, CSIRO_AGI_Dcar_HiC_V3, whole genome shotgun sequence genomic window:
- the LOC130688043 gene encoding phosphatidylinositol 5-phosphate 4-kinase type-2 alpha-like — translation MSSQNSTAIPVSMPSIKLKKKHIRVKHQKVKLFRASEPILSVFMWGINHTIKELVYINIPVMLMPNDFKAYSKVKVDNHLFNKENMPSHFKIKEYCPLVFRNLRERFAIDDSDYRQSLTRSQPVISDSPGRSGAKFYNSSDGLFVIKTLTREEVEQMHLLLKEYHPYIVERHGKTLLPQYLGMYRLTVDGVENYLVVTRNVFSNRLPLHRKYDLKGSTVDREASEKEKEKELPTLKDNDFVKDGTKVVIGEDARERLMETLTADVEFLMKLQMMDYSLLLGVHDCKQAEQENKEILDRPEQTDFVPAAEDSYNEDDEDSCGSTVGVGGATGPTPPDSPQMGREKGRAARSISQQYPHQYTGKIIPELDIYAIPCKEDAPNREIYFLALIDILTHYGVKKQAAKAAKTVKYGSHVDGISTVEPDQYGRRFLDFMAKVIE, via the exons ATGAGCAGCCAGAATTCCACTGCTATTCCAGTTTCCATGCCTAGTAtaaaactgaagaaaaaacatattCGTGTGAAACATCAAAAAGTCAAGCTCTTCAGAGCTAGTGAACCAATTCTTTCAGTATTTATGTGGGGTATTAATCATACT ATAAAAGAACTGGTTTATATAAATATCCCTGTCATGCTGATGCCAAATGATTTTAAAGCATACTCCAAAGTTAAAGTTGACAATCATCTGTTTAACaa AGAAAACATGCCCAGTCATTTTAAAATCAAGGAATACTGTCCTCTTGTATTTCGTAATCTACGAGAAAGATTTGCTATTGATGATAGTGATTATCGCCAGTCTTTAACAAG ATCACAACCTGTAATATCAGACTCACCTGGTCGCAGTGGAGCAAAGTTTTATAATTCTAGTGATGGACTATTTGTCATCAAAACATTGACTAGGGAAGAGGTTGAGCAAATGCATTTATTGCTTAAAGAGTACCACCCC TATATTGTTGAGCGACATGGCAAGACATTGCTGCCACAGTATCTCGGCATGTACCGCCTGACTGTGGATGGGGTGGAAAACTATCTAGTCGTCACGAGAAACGTGTTCAGCAACCGTTTGCCCCTACACAG GAAATACGATCTTAAAGGGTCGACAGTAGATCGAGAGGcttctgaaaaagaaaaagagaaagaattgcCTACTTTAAAAGACAATGATTTTGTCAAAGACGGCACTAAGGTGGTAATTGGTGAAGATGCTAGAGAGCGCCTGATGGAAACCCTTACAGCTGATGTTGAG TTTCTTATGAAACTTCAGATGATGGACTACTCTTTGCTCCTGGGTGTACATGATTGCAAACAAGCGgaacaagaaaataaggaaatatTGGATCGACCAGAAC aAACGGATTTTGTGCCTGCTGCTGAAGACAGTTAtaatgaagatgatgaagattcATGTGGTTCCACAGTAGGAGTAGGGGGAGCTACAGGACCCACTCCGCCGGATTCTCCTCAAATGGGACGCGAAAAGGGCAGAGCTGCACGTTCCATTTCACAGCAATATCCCCATCAGTATACTGGTAAAATTATACCAGAGCTCGATATTTACGCCATCCCGTGCAAAGAAG ATGCACCCAATCGCGAAATTTACTTCCTAGCATTAATCGACATTTTGACACATTATGGCGTGAAGAAACAAGCCGCAAAAGCAGCCAAAACTGTCAAATATGGATCCCATGTTGACGGAATCTCAACCGTCGAGCCCGATCAGTATGGTCGCCGTTTTCTAGATTTTATGGCTAAAGTTATTGAAtag